TAATGCGGGTTACAACCTAGATGCGGAAACCGAACTTTATTCATTTGGTAGCTACTCAACACGTGAAGGTAACTCCGGTGGTTTCTATCGTCGCGCAAATGACAGCCGCAACTTAACTGCGGTATACCCAGATGGCTTCTTGCCTCAAATCGTCAGCGATGTAGATGATTACTCTTTTGCGGTTGGTGTAAAAGGCACTCAAGGTGAGTGGGATTACGATATCAGTACAAACTATGGTGTGAATGACTTCGCTCTGGGTGTCGTAAATAGTTTGAATACTTCGATGGGGGTAACAAGTCCGACTGAGTTTAATAACGGCGCTTTAGTCTATTCACAGTGGCTTGTGAATGCTGATGCTAAAACGGCATTAGATTTGGGCTTACCGGATGACGTATTTTTCACGATTGGTGCAGAATATCGCCGCGAAACCTATGAAATTGAAGTCGGTGAAGAAGCGTCTTACCTCACTGTACTCGATGCAGAAGGCAATCCCGTTGCAGCAGGTGGTGCGCAGGTGCTTGCTGGTTTCTCACCAGCAAGTGCTGTTGATGAATCTCGTCACAATATCGCTTTATTCGCAGAGTTTGATACCTACTTAACGCAGGACTGGAATGTCGTTTTGGCGGGTCGTTTTGAAGATTATAGTGATTTTGGCAGCACCTTCACCAGTAAACTGGCATCGCGCTATGTGGTGTCGGATAACTTTTCACTACGTGGTGCTGTAAGTACAGGTTTTAGAGCGCCTTCATTGGCTCAAACGTCCTATAAATCCATTGCTACGGTATTTGAAAATGGCGTACCTAGTGAAGTAGGTCACTTCCCTGTTGATACGCCAGCTGCAAAAGCGCTAGGTGCTCGAGAGCTTGAGCCTGAAGAGTCGGTCAATATGACGGCGGGGTTTGTCTATACACTAGACGCGTTCTCATTTACTGTGGATGCCTATCGAATTGACATCGACGATCGCATCGTACTTTCTGAGAATTTAGGTGGTCCTGAAGTCATTAATATTTTGCAGCAAGCGGGTGAGCTCAATACGCAAAGTGTAAGGTACTTCACTAATGCTATCGACTCGCGTACCCAAGGTGTGGATATCGTAGCAACGTACAGTTTTGATCTTGCTGACTACGGTGATCTGCGTTTAAGTGCTGCGGTAAACATCAATGACACTGAAGTGACGCATGTAAAAGCAAATCCTGCTGAGCTTGAAGCCCTTGGTGACAGCTATGAGTACTTTGCTCGTCGTGAAATTGCACGATTTGAAGATGGGACACCAAAAGACAAATGGAACCTAGCTGCAATTTGGCAATTTGGCGATTGGCAGACGACATTACGTGCCACACGCTATGGTGAAACGGTGGACTCTTCGAGTGCAGTAGAAGGCGATGAAGTATTAGACGCTAAATGGATCACTGATTTAGAAGTGGCTTATAACCTAGGTGACAACTGGAAGTTTGCTGTAGGCGCTAACAATCTATTTGATCAATATCCACAAGATACTGTTAGTAATATTGGTTATACAACGTTTAACCAGATCTTTCCTTACTCTGCGTTCTCGGCATATAACACCGATGGTCGTTTTGTGTATGGCAATATCAGCTACCGTTTCTAAGCAAGCTTAGAAAGAGGAAAGGCCAAGCATCTGCTCGGCCTTTTGTACTTTACTTAATATCAACTCGCATTTTATGCGGGTACTTTATGCTGGTACATCTACCGCGTGAGGTAAGTTTATCTGAATACACAAACCACCATACTTCCCTGACTTCACTGTGATTTTTCCATTCATCGCTTCAATTAAACTCTTACAAATAGATAAACCAAGACCTGAGCCTCCTGTCGCACGACTTCTCGATGCCTCGACACGGTACAAGCGTTCAAACAGTTTGTTCTGCTCGGTCTCAGATACGCCTGGTGAGCTATCATCGACTTGTAGAAATAGTCCTTGTTTATTGACCACAGCTTTAAACCTTACCTTGCCGGGTTTATCTGTATATAAACATGCATTCTTAGCTAGATTATCGATAACCCTATCCAGCTTAGGTTTATCAATATAAATACTCATATCATCGACGTGAATGTCGGCGATAAATTGCAACTTATTGCTTGTTACTAATC
The sequence above is a segment of the Pseudoalteromonas piscicida genome. Coding sequences within it:
- a CDS encoding TonB-dependent receptor plug domain-containing protein, with product MQFINNKLENAVRKPISLAVGAALLSTFSIHAQAESNNTEAKESVEVIEITGTRRSLRSIAESTVPVDVISLEDMQSTGQLELSQVLTTLVPSFNFPNSTLADGTDHARPAVLRGLAPDHTLVLVNGKRRHAGALLNLNGTVGRGSTAVDLNTIPAAAIKRIEVLRDGAAAQYGSDAIAGVINIVLKDAEEGGSISVTYGEHDTQMAGVPDLLQTRANAAGDLDFVLGDDRKRNDGGTTTIGANVGFALGNEGFINLSAEYRDKKPTNRSGFDPREQYARDENGQLDSREFSFDRYNHRFGKAEVEDFALFYNAGYNLDAETELYSFGSYSTREGNSGGFYRRANDSRNLTAVYPDGFLPQIVSDVDDYSFAVGVKGTQGEWDYDISTNYGVNDFALGVVNSLNTSMGVTSPTEFNNGALVYSQWLVNADAKTALDLGLPDDVFFTIGAEYRRETYEIEVGEEASYLTVLDAEGNPVAAGGAQVLAGFSPASAVDESRHNIALFAEFDTYLTQDWNVVLAGRFEDYSDFGSTFTSKLASRYVVSDNFSLRGAVSTGFRAPSLAQTSYKSIATVFENGVPSEVGHFPVDTPAAKALGARELEPEESVNMTAGFVYTLDAFSFTVDAYRIDIDDRIVLSENLGGPEVINILQQAGELNTQSVRYFTNAIDSRTQGVDIVATYSFDLADYGDLRLSAAVNINDTEVTHVKANPAELEALGDSYEYFARREIARFEDGTPKDKWNLAAIWQFGDWQTTLRATRYGETVDSSSAVEGDEVLDAKWITDLEVAYNLGDNWKFAVGANNLFDQYPQDTVSNIGYTTFNQIFPYSAFSAYNTDGRFVYGNISYRF